The following nucleotide sequence is from Acidobacteriota bacterium.
CCATATATGATTGAGGCTGGATCTTGCCAGACTAAGTTGTCAAGCGAGTCGGAAATTCCCAGCCGGTGGGATCCCGCCGGCTACTAATCAACCCATTTTCAGAGTTGAACTGACTTAAATTCAACACCTTCCTCTATTTATCAACACCTTATGGATACAGTGATTGAGATTGAAAATCTCACCATGGATTTTCTGGTTGGCTTTTGGCGCAAGCGCCCGGTCCGTGTACTCAAAGGCATCTCTCTGAGTGTCAATAAAGGCGAAATCTTTGGATTTCTGGGCCACAATGGCGCCGGGAAGACAACCACTCTGAAAATTCTGATGCGAATTATTTACCCGACCATCGGCCAGGTCAGGATTCTTGGACGACCGCTCGAAGATGTCTCCATGCGCCAGGAAATCGGATATCTCCCTGAATCCCCATATTTTTACGACTACCTGACTGGGACCGAATTACTTGAGTATTTTGGGAAGCTCCATCATATGGATGCCGCACAGAGGGCTAAACGGATACCAGAAGTTCTTGATCTGGTTGGGTTAGCTAAAGATGCCAAACTGCAATTGCGAAAATTTTCAAAAGGGATGCTTCAGCGGATAGGCATCGCTCAGGCGATTTTGCATAACCCACAGGTTATCTTTATGGATGAACCGATGTCTGGGCTGGACCCAATTGGTCGGCGTGAAGTCCGCGACATCATTGCTTCCCTGCGGGACCAGGGCAAAACGGTTTTCTTTAGCACCCATATTCTGTCAGATGTTGAGATTTTGTGTGACCGGGTTGCCATTCTTCGAAATGGAGAACGGGTTGCCTATGGTCGGCTGGAGGAAGTCCAGGGCCGTGAAATTTCCGCCCTTGAAGTCATCACCTCACTTCTCCCAGAAACAATTATCAGTCAAATTCGCCCGTTTACGACTCATATCAAGCAAACAGCCTCGGGCGTTCATTTTTCCTTAAAACAGGATGCAGAGTTGGAACTTGAACGCATTATCTCGATTGTTCATCAAAATGGTGGCCGATTGATTTCAGTCAACCCGATTCGAACGGCACTTGAAGACTTTTTTATCAAAGACGTGAAATCTGCCTGAAGTCCCCCCTCCTCTCACTGACGATCGAACTACAGACCGCGTCAGATCGAAAAAGATCCGACTTTTTTGACCTGATGCGGCTCTGACCCACAGTGAACTCTCCCCCGACAATCCAGATTTCCCACAGGAGCAGCCTTCATATGTCCAGAATCTGGTGGCTTTCGCTGTGCTTTTTCCTCATTCATCTGCTGGCCAGTTCCTCCCCTGTATTTGCCCAAAAGATCAGCCGGAATGTTCCCTATGGGGCGCAGTCAACGAGTGGTCCACTCACCCTTGATGTGTATGAACCCACTTCCCCACCGTCGGGAATGCGCCCGCTGGTGATCTTTGTCCATGGCGGGGGGTTTCGCGCCGGTGATAAAAGCCAGGGCACCCCATATGCCACTGAGTTTACCAGCGCCGGCTTTGTATTTGCTTCAATTGACTACCGGTTAACCGGCGAAGCGATTTTCCCAGCGGCCCCAACCGATGTATCGAAACCAATCATTGAGTTTATATAAAACTGTTCTCAAATCATAAAATTTATGAAGCTTTGAGGGATGCGAACTGAGTCGAATTGTTTTTGGTTGCCAGAAGCAATATTACTGATTTATAATTGCTTCGGAAATGAGTTGATCAAA
It contains:
- a CDS encoding ABC transporter ATP-binding protein yields the protein MDTVIEIENLTMDFLVGFWRKRPVRVLKGISLSVNKGEIFGFLGHNGAGKTTTLKILMRIIYPTIGQVRILGRPLEDVSMRQEIGYLPESPYFYDYLTGTELLEYFGKLHHMDAAQRAKRIPEVLDLVGLAKDAKLQLRKFSKGMLQRIGIAQAILHNPQVIFMDEPMSGLDPIGRREVRDIIASLRDQGKTVFFSTHILSDVEILCDRVAILRNGERVAYGRLEEVQGREISALEVITSLLPETIISQIRPFTTHIKQTASGVHFSLKQDAELELERIISIVHQNGGRLISVNPIRTALEDFFIKDVKSA
- a CDS encoding carboxylesterase family protein, whose product is MSRIWWLSLCFFLIHLLASSSPVFAQKISRNVPYGAQSTSGPLTLDVYEPTSPPSGMRPLVIFVHGGGFRAGDKSQGTPYATEFTSAGFVFASIDYRLTGEAIFPAAPTDVSKPIIEFI